Genomic DNA from Haloterrigena alkaliphila:
TTCGTCTCAGCGAGATCACCGAGAGTCAACCCTTCCATGCGTATTGCTCACGTGAGTCGCGTTATAGTATTTTTCACGGCCGATAGTTGCTGTACAATTCCAATTACGCCATTTGGAATCAAAACGACACATCAGCAAATAACGGACTAAGGGTGTTATCATTTGGGCGGCGACGCTGCGGAATATGTGAAATCAAACCCGTGTGGTGCGTGATACAAGTTACCACGGGGCGATAACGTCGGCGCTGACGGCAGCGAACGGTTTCGTAACGGAAACAATCGATCGGATCGCTCGGAACCGAGAGCCAAGGGGGCCGTCAGCGAAAATCCGGAGATGTCGGCGACTCTTCCCCGACCGTAATTCGATAGTAGTCGGTGAACTTGACGTGGTCGTACTCCTCGAACACGGCAGCGAGTCGTTCAGAAGCGGTAACGTTCGACGCGTCGGCTTTGACCAGTCGAGGCAGGTGGTTTTTCGCACGCTCGGGGAGTTCGTCGTAATGGTGTATCCTCGCGTCCGCCGGAACCCGATCTACCTGCGAGACGGTGATTCGCTCTGTCATGGTACTCGATTACACACTGTGTGCTCAGAGCGTTTGTATATTTCCTCGGCGGAAAAACGCGTTCGAGCTCTCGAGCCTGTCGGCCGACTCCGTCTCAGTGACCCTCGAACTCCGGTTCGCGCTTCTCTACGAACGCCGCGACACCCTCGGAATGGTCGTCAGTGTCCGCCCCCCTCGCGATCGCGTCCGTCTCCGCGGCGAGTTGCTCCTCGAGCGATCGATCGAAACTCCGCGTGAGGAGTTGCTTCGCGGCTCCGTAGGCCTGCGTCGGCCCGGACGCTAATTCACGAGTCAGTTCGTCGAGTCGTTCATCAAATTCGCCGTCGCGAACCGATTCGGTCGCAAGTCCCCACTCGACGGCCTCGTCCGCCGAGATCGGTCTGTCGAGCAGGGCGATGTCCTTTGCCTTTCGGAGGCCGACGAGCCGCGGAAGGTGGAACGTCGCGCCGCCGTCGCCCGGCAGTCCGATGCGCGGATACCCGTATTCGAACCGGGCCTCGTCGCTGATGAGAACGAGATCGCCAAGCAGTGCGATCCCGAGACCGGCGCCGGTCGCGACGCCGTTGACGCCGGTGATTAGTGGGACGTTCGCCTGGTGGAACTGGATGATCGCGTCGTGGAGGATCGACGCTTGACGTCGGACCGACTCCGATCCGTGGCCCTCCTCGTGAAAGCTCTCAACATCGGCGCCGGCACAGAACACGCCGTCCGACCCCGTCATAACGGCACATCGAACGTCGTCGTCGGCGTTGAGAAACGCCGCTAATTCGAGCAGTTCGTCGCCCATCGTCACGTTGAGCGAGTTGAATTTCGTCGTGCTATCGATCGTGATGGAGACGATGCCGTCGTCTCGTTCGAGGACGAAGTTTTCACACTCCGGTAGCGCTCGTGCCATGATACCATGCATACAGTCCAACGGTATAATTCTCCTGTTCGGTACCAGCAGCCGAACCGGTGAGCGCGACGGTTGCCCCATCGAAGACGGACTCGAGACGACCGTCACGAGGGTCGTCAGGCTTGCATCAGTCACGCGATTGTGAATGTCCTCTTTCCCGAATACCAACCATTATTGTGGTTGGCAAATACACACATATTGCAATGGATCTAGGTATCAGTGACAGGACCGCCGTCGTTACCGGCGGCGCCGGACGGATCGGAAGCGAAGACTGCCGAACGCTCGCGAACGAGGGTGCCGATGTCGTCGTCCTCGACGTCGATGAGGACGGCGCATCCAGCGTCGCCAACGAGATCAACGAGACGGGCAACGGTGGGGACGCGATGGCTATACGGTGTGACCTGACGGATCGAGCAGACGTGCGGGAGTCGATGGAGACTGTCCGAGACGAG
This window encodes:
- a CDS encoding enoyl-CoA hydratase/isomerase family protein, whose amino-acid sequence is MARALPECENFVLERDDGIVSITIDSTTKFNSLNVTMGDELLELAAFLNADDDVRCAVMTGSDGVFCAGADVESFHEEGHGSESVRRQASILHDAIIQFHQANVPLITGVNGVATGAGLGIALLGDLVLISDEARFEYGYPRIGLPGDGGATFHLPRLVGLRKAKDIALLDRPISADEAVEWGLATESVRDGEFDERLDELTRELASGPTQAYGAAKQLLTRSFDRSLEEQLAAETDAIARGADTDDHSEGVAAFVEKREPEFEGH